In Macadamia integrifolia cultivar HAES 741 chromosome 12, SCU_Mint_v3, whole genome shotgun sequence, the following are encoded in one genomic region:
- the LOC122057597 gene encoding protein MAIN-LIKE 2-like gives MGLRECSVGINKPYHRSSSSHNLRCIMSVDPLQLDIIRRISEKRAMHGENNPPSRAWTYSSMSGNLEGEYESTDSGDVGGQAMVSNVVDDSVLSIGASIDKDISSTDIVLYDQSNHVSELIWKGEKRHVLRSNEHSRTSTEWKLSKEKKRLVEIAGFKYLRLIGHFQMDLCLLTALVDRWRNETNTFHMPQFEMTITLEDVAYILGLRVIGKAVTGKMYKEAEDILGMVLGQHPSDPTNTKALRSGCVKLTWLRNQFSHLQTMLLK, from the exons ATGGGTCTGCGTGAGTGCTCTGTTGGGATCAACAAACCTTACCATCGGTCATCTTCTTCCCATAACTTGAG GTGCATAATGTCGgtggatcctctccaattggACATTATACGAAGAATCTCAGAAAAAAGAGCAATGCATGGTGAGAACAACCCACCTTCTAGGGCGTGGACATATTCTAGTATGTCTGGAAATTTGGAGGGTGAATATGAATCTACTGATAGTGGAGACGTTGGAGGGCAAGCCATGGTTAGTAATGTTGTAGATGATTCAGTATTGTCAATTGGAGCATCCATTGATAAAGATATATCAAGTACGGACATTGTTCTATATGATCAATCCAATCACGTTTCAGAGTTGATCTGGAAGGGTGAG aagagaCATGTGCTACGGAGTAATGAGCATAGTCGAACGTCCACTGAGTGGAAGTTGAGTAAAGAGAAAAAGCGGTTAGTTGAGATTGCTGGATTCAAATACTTACGCCTTATAGGGCATTTCCAAATGGATCTGTGTCTATTGACAGCATTGGTGGATAGGTGGCGAAATGAGACTAATACATTTCACATGCCACAATTTGAGATGACTATAACTTTGGAAGATGTGGCATATATTTTGGGTCTTAGAGTAATCGGGAAGGCTGTTACTGGAAAAATGTACAAGGAGGCTGAGGATATACTAGGCATGGTACTTGGACAACATCCCTCAGATCCTACCAACACGAAGGCTCTACGGAGTGGTTGTGTGAAGCTAACATGGTTGAGGAACCAATTTTCCCATCTGCAAACAATGCTTCTGAAATAG